A section of the Candidatus Zixiibacteriota bacterium genome encodes:
- a CDS encoding PQQ-binding-like beta-propeller repeat protein — MKFPHTDFEEKDSDWRGFNDLRHTRNVSSFNLNSPVKLLWKKKVGPSYSTPLILRKMIVLGTLDEKIIYLELDSGKKLGSLGLSSPLSLTPVIKDSILYSPGGKDEDFFALNLKNGKPIWRKKLRDVSSSPITVEGELFVGTRRGLLFSLKNLNGEELWQFKAGDFIYSTPVFAGETLYFGSGDGKIYSLDMKTGKPFWGYKTEGSIYASPCITDKALFLGSADGFFYAIDRFSGELLWKYKTEGSIHSSASQDNGAIFFGSNDGYLYALSFEKGELLWRFKTDGPIQSTPLVIRDKVFFGSLDGYFYELNSSSGELVFKYKTGGMIFASPSFSEGKILIPSTNGYLYCFW; from the coding sequence TTGAAATTTCCTCACACCGATTTCGAGGAGAAAGATTCGGACTGGAGAGGCTTCAACGACCTCAGACATACTCGAAATGTCAGCAGCTTTAATTTAAACTCACCGGTAAAGCTTCTCTGGAAGAAAAAAGTCGGCCCGAGCTACTCCACTCCCCTGATTCTCCGGAAGATGATTGTCCTGGGAACTCTGGATGAGAAGATAATATATTTAGAGCTTGATTCGGGAAAGAAATTAGGTTCCCTGGGTCTTTCTTCTCCTCTTTCCCTGACACCCGTAATTAAAGACAGTATCCTTTATTCTCCAGGTGGAAAAGATGAAGACTTTTTTGCCCTGAACCTGAAAAACGGGAAACCGATCTGGAGGAAGAAATTAAGAGATGTAAGCTCATCACCGATAACAGTGGAGGGAGAGCTTTTCGTAGGCACCAGGAGGGGGTTGCTTTTCAGTTTAAAAAATCTGAACGGAGAGGAGCTCTGGCAGTTTAAGGCTGGGGATTTCATTTATTCCACTCCAGTTTTTGCAGGCGAAACTCTTTATTTCGGCTCAGGAGATGGTAAAATCTACTCTTTAGATATGAAAACCGGAAAACCATTTTGGGGTTATAAAACAGAAGGGTCAATTTACGCCTCCCCCTGTATCACGGATAAAGCTCTTTTTCTCGGCTCTGCAGATGGTTTTTTTTACGCAATCGATCGGTTTTCAGGCGAGCTTCTCTGGAAGTATAAAACCGAAGGAAGCATCCATTCATCCGCTTCTCAGGATAATGGTGCTATCTTTTTTGGCTCGAATGATGGCTATCTATACGCTCTCTCTTTCGAAAAAGGAGAACTCCTCTGGAGGTTCAAGACCGATGGCCCGATTCAGTCTACTCCATTAGTTATCCGGGATAAAGTTTTCTTCGGGTCTTTAGATGGATATTTTTACGAATTGAATAGCTCCAGCGGCGAGCTGGTGTTTAAATATAAAACCGGGGGGATGATCTTTGCCTCACCGTCTTTTTCTGAAGGGAAAATTCTCATCCCCTCTACTAACGGGTATCTTTACTGTTTCTGGTAA